In the genome of Chlamydia trachomatis A/HAR-13, one region contains:
- a CDS encoding type I restriction enzyme HsdR N-terminal domain-containing protein translates to MSTPPTDAHCLFDPIRCKPVPPFPEEHVRQALLSFLIQELSYPQQQIIVEKGIKSCIPASLPPLPKKMRGRADVLILSPSSYVSSEGASISFPHPQPLLLIECKAKTVTSLSFSQLISYNYFIGAPCLSLISANSQLTGFLSPKTKTFAFYQGIPSYSQLMNFYIHTFSCKSPFPELF, encoded by the coding sequence ATGAGCACCCCTCCTACAGATGCGCATTGTCTCTTCGATCCTATTCGCTGTAAACCCGTCCCTCCCTTTCCCGAGGAGCACGTTAGACAGGCTTTGCTCTCGTTTCTCATCCAAGAGCTCTCCTATCCCCAACAACAGATCATTGTGGAAAAAGGAATCAAATCTTGTATTCCAGCATCACTCCCGCCTCTCCCTAAAAAAATGCGAGGAAGAGCGGATGTACTTATCCTATCTCCCTCCTCTTACGTCTCTTCAGAAGGTGCTTCTATTTCTTTTCCCCATCCTCAGCCCCTACTATTAATAGAATGTAAAGCGAAAACAGTGACCTCTCTCTCTTTCAGTCAATTGATTAGCTATAACTATTTTATCGGGGCCCCCTGTCTATCTCTAATTAGCGCAAACTCTCAGCTCACAGGTTTTTTATCCCCAAAGACAAAAACATTCGCTTTTTACCAAGGGATTCCTTCATATTCTCAACTGATGAACTTCTATATCCATACATTTTCATGCAAATCACCCTTCCCGGAGTTGTTCTAA
- the recO gene encoding DNA repair protein RecO, whose protein sequence is MQITLPGVVLTNSPAEKQYVIVKIFSPAGLLSAFAKNGASLSCDFRESLFPISFSLFTIQQSPPKMRKVIQGELQNPFTTIKSSYPLLQSAGKMIQAILKTQWHEKPSPHLFSLFLNFLQRIPETQYPNFFSSMFLLKLLQHEGSLDLSRSCTLCKTPLESSTIYRYEGALFCEKHAHEETISFSQEEDHILRVIVQAKKFQELVCLAEFPIDIDTKIDALFSSFLSETSEPSSLYYKGKTLL, encoded by the coding sequence ATGCAAATCACCCTTCCCGGAGTTGTTCTAACAAACTCTCCCGCTGAGAAACAATATGTTATCGTAAAAATTTTCTCGCCAGCAGGGCTTCTTTCTGCCTTCGCAAAAAATGGAGCATCCCTATCCTGCGATTTTCGAGAGTCTCTGTTCCCCATTTCTTTTAGCCTTTTCACGATTCAACAATCTCCTCCCAAAATGCGAAAAGTCATACAGGGGGAGCTCCAAAATCCTTTCACAACGATTAAAAGTTCGTATCCACTTTTGCAAAGCGCAGGGAAAATGATTCAAGCGATTCTCAAAACGCAATGGCATGAAAAGCCCTCTCCCCATCTCTTTTCTCTTTTTCTTAACTTCCTTCAACGAATTCCAGAAACGCAATACCCTAATTTTTTTTCCTCGATGTTCCTACTAAAACTCTTACAACATGAGGGAAGCCTAGATTTATCGCGCTCCTGCACCTTATGTAAAACTCCCTTAGAATCTTCAACTATTTACCGTTATGAAGGAGCTCTATTTTGTGAAAAACATGCTCATGAAGAAACGATCTCCTTCAGCCAAGAAGAAGACCATATTTTAAGAGTGATCGTACAAGCAAAAAAATTCCAAGAGCTCGTTTGTCTAGCAGAATTCCCTATCGACATCGATACAAAAATAGATGCCCTATTCTCCTCCTTCCTTTCAGAAACATCCGAGCCTTCTTCTCTATATTACAAAGGGAAAACGCTTCTCTAA
- a CDS encoding RMD1 family protein — protein sequence MRCSAYCTASSYHLHVLFHLLKVNYPSVLSREYVLISSEELDESDKAAVFFPFGVCVFWGWEETEELQVIRTITPSAVNPLPNPEIDSYDFHYGEKLQIRRDRLVLTNSNLNTKLAISFGLAQSIKLTVFEETIYKTVENSKSLPQELASKGKISLSRKTIAKKIGELFLDKASVNLHSDILDEPDFFWEHPETQPFYIDVLTCLDVNARVNVLNHRLAILGDVLEILNDQLNHQHSSALEWTVIWLIALEVLVTLLKDVFNII from the coding sequence ATGCGCTGTTCAGCTTATTGCACTGCTTCATCCTATCACTTGCACGTGCTCTTTCATCTTCTAAAAGTAAACTACCCCTCAGTTCTATCCCGAGAATACGTGCTGATTTCCTCAGAGGAACTAGATGAAAGCGACAAAGCTGCTGTTTTCTTCCCCTTTGGCGTTTGCGTGTTCTGGGGCTGGGAAGAAACTGAAGAATTACAAGTGATCCGTACTATCACCCCATCTGCAGTCAATCCTCTTCCCAACCCAGAAATCGATAGTTACGATTTCCATTACGGAGAGAAACTCCAAATCCGTCGCGATAGGCTGGTTCTGACTAACTCGAACCTAAATACAAAACTTGCTATTTCCTTTGGATTAGCTCAGTCTATCAAGCTTACAGTTTTCGAAGAAACGATTTACAAAACGGTTGAAAACTCGAAATCTCTTCCCCAAGAACTAGCTTCCAAAGGGAAAATTTCTCTATCCCGTAAAACGATTGCAAAAAAAATCGGGGAACTATTTCTAGATAAAGCTTCTGTGAACCTACACTCCGATATCCTTGATGAACCAGATTTCTTCTGGGAACATCCAGAAACTCAACCTTTTTACATCGATGTTTTAACCTGCCTAGACGTCAATGCTCGCGTAAACGTGCTGAATCATAGACTTGCTATCTTAGGGGACGTTCTTGAAATTCTTAATGACCAACTAAACCATCAACACTCCTCCGCTCTAGAATGGACCGTAATCTGGTTAATCGCTCTAGAAGTGTTGGTCACACTACTGAAAGACGTGTTTAACATCATATAA
- the yidD gene encoding membrane protein insertion efficiency factor YidD codes for MQTSRISSFFRGLVHLYRWAISPFLGAPCRFFPTCSEYALVALKKHPLRKSLFLIAKRLLKCGPWCIGGIDLVPRTSVEEYLSSPTPLAESPDDRTVPHTQETS; via the coding sequence ATGCAAACTTCCCGGATCAGCTCTTTTTTCCGAGGGCTTGTTCACCTGTACCGTTGGGCGATTTCTCCTTTTCTCGGGGCTCCTTGTCGCTTTTTCCCTACATGCTCTGAGTACGCTCTTGTTGCACTAAAGAAACATCCGCTCAGAAAAAGCCTTTTTCTCATCGCCAAGCGCTTACTCAAATGCGGCCCTTGGTGCATAGGAGGTATCGATCTCGTCCCTAGAACTTCTGTTGAAGAATATCTCAGTTCCCCTACCCCTCTAGCAGAATCCCCAGACGACAGGACTGTGCCACACACCCAAGAAACTTCTTAG
- the pheT gene encoding phenylalanine--tRNA ligase subunit beta, which translates to MLVPLSLLQKFFSSPLSIEEILQACDRIGIEAECSNVFPDSLNTVVTGKILSASPHPDAERLTVAIVFDGKGERQIICGAPNCRAGIIVPIALPGAKLRNASGEITTIKKAKVRGLESQGMCCGADELGFPHLQKAERGIFEFPADTPLGESACMLLAGAPLECSLTPNLGHCASLLGLAREISFLSPVSLNIPEEFSFASLPQETSICDMHDAGACPIFYSVKISGLSCRRSPEYLQAALTALGQKPLNAIVDITNYVMLSLGQPLHAYDSQAVEQKSLHAATLQSAQPLTLLNQETYTLPAGSLVVADQHNILGLAGVMGSAASSCSENTTEIILEAAYFQPQAVRKYQRTIQLHTEAAYRFTRGVDPQGVLPVLHAAIHMIQSLFPDAQISPIQKIGDDSFSPLSLSVRPKTIKRLLDIEFSTAEIVAKLSSLGFQTAVEEQAVRVEVPSYRHDIQEETDLVEEICRTTPFVQKTQKILPTYTPIYSLKRELTAFLANGGLQQFFTYSLLDTEVSSLSLQESSLIPVQNSSWKLRDSLLPGMLKSAATNLHRQAPYVYAFEIGNVYSKEQNRYQEEERVAILLSRQVMDDSWQGKTPLSFYTIKGWVEKLLCQSGASIEDFSLQPSQHPNFHPYQQAALYQKKHLLGIFGTLHPQLCRKAQIKHDVVFAELSLNVLLSLKKKSGPHYVPYPIYPASSRDITITIDRDLPADLVRRELLSFESKWLESVHIVSVYQGRDSASQSKNVSLRMVFRDHERTLSGQEIEEEYERLTALLDKKLANIGQGNS; encoded by the coding sequence ATGCTCGTTCCTTTATCCCTATTACAAAAATTCTTCTCTTCTCCTCTCTCTATTGAGGAAATTTTACAAGCCTGTGATCGTATTGGAATCGAAGCGGAATGCTCAAATGTTTTTCCGGATTCCCTTAATACTGTTGTAACAGGGAAAATTTTAAGTGCCTCTCCTCATCCTGATGCAGAAAGACTTACTGTTGCCATCGTTTTTGACGGGAAGGGTGAGCGCCAAATCATCTGTGGAGCTCCCAACTGCCGAGCAGGCATCATTGTTCCTATAGCCTTACCAGGAGCTAAGTTACGTAATGCTTCGGGAGAAATCACTACAATCAAAAAAGCTAAAGTTCGTGGGCTCGAATCACAAGGAATGTGTTGTGGAGCAGACGAATTAGGGTTCCCTCATTTACAAAAAGCAGAGCGTGGTATTTTTGAGTTCCCTGCAGATACTCCTCTTGGAGAAAGTGCCTGCATGCTACTTGCTGGAGCTCCCCTAGAATGCTCGTTAACCCCTAATTTAGGCCATTGCGCATCCTTACTAGGCCTAGCAAGAGAAATTTCCTTTCTATCCCCTGTATCTCTTAATATCCCAGAAGAATTTTCTTTTGCCTCGCTTCCTCAAGAAACTTCTATTTGTGATATGCACGATGCTGGAGCTTGCCCCATATTCTATTCCGTCAAAATCTCGGGTCTATCTTGTCGACGATCCCCAGAATATCTGCAAGCAGCCTTAACAGCTCTTGGACAAAAACCTCTTAACGCCATCGTTGATATTACGAATTATGTGATGCTGTCATTAGGTCAGCCCCTACATGCTTACGATAGCCAAGCGGTGGAGCAAAAGTCTCTCCATGCAGCCACTCTACAGTCAGCTCAACCACTTACTCTTCTAAATCAAGAAACCTATACCCTCCCCGCAGGATCTTTAGTCGTTGCTGATCAGCATAATATCTTAGGATTAGCTGGGGTCATGGGAAGTGCTGCATCTTCTTGCTCAGAAAATACAACAGAAATCATTCTGGAAGCCGCTTACTTCCAGCCTCAGGCTGTAAGAAAATATCAACGCACGATACAGCTGCACACAGAAGCTGCCTATAGATTTACCCGAGGAGTGGATCCTCAAGGCGTATTACCAGTGTTACATGCTGCTATCCATATGATTCAATCTCTATTTCCGGATGCTCAAATCTCTCCTATTCAAAAAATTGGAGATGATAGCTTTTCTCCTTTGTCTTTAAGCGTTCGCCCTAAAACGATTAAAAGACTTCTGGATATTGAGTTCTCGACCGCAGAAATAGTTGCCAAACTCTCTTCTTTAGGATTTCAAACAGCAGTAGAAGAGCAGGCCGTTCGAGTCGAGGTCCCCTCTTACCGTCATGACATTCAGGAAGAGACCGACCTTGTTGAAGAGATCTGTCGCACCACACCATTCGTTCAAAAAACACAAAAAATACTCCCAACCTATACTCCGATCTATTCTTTGAAACGTGAACTCACAGCTTTCTTAGCAAATGGTGGGCTACAACAATTCTTTACCTACTCCTTGCTGGATACAGAAGTATCTTCCTTATCTTTGCAAGAAAGCTCTTTGATTCCTGTACAGAATTCTTCCTGGAAATTACGCGACTCCCTTCTTCCTGGGATGCTAAAAAGTGCGGCTACTAACCTCCATAGGCAAGCCCCCTATGTTTATGCTTTTGAAATTGGAAATGTGTACTCGAAGGAGCAGAACCGTTACCAAGAGGAAGAGCGTGTTGCTATTTTACTCTCTCGCCAAGTAATGGATGATTCCTGGCAAGGGAAAACACCTCTCTCTTTTTATACAATCAAAGGATGGGTGGAAAAACTATTATGCCAGTCAGGAGCTTCTATAGAAGACTTTTCTCTTCAACCCAGCCAGCATCCGAACTTTCACCCTTATCAGCAAGCTGCCTTGTATCAGAAAAAACATCTATTAGGCATCTTTGGGACGTTGCACCCACAACTATGTAGAAAAGCTCAGATCAAACACGATGTAGTCTTTGCTGAGCTTTCTTTAAATGTGCTTTTGTCTTTAAAAAAGAAATCCGGACCTCATTACGTACCCTATCCAATCTATCCGGCCTCTTCCAGAGACATTACAATTACAATAGATAGAGATCTTCCAGCAGATCTCGTACGCAGAGAACTTTTAAGTTTCGAATCTAAATGGCTTGAAAGTGTTCATATTGTCAGTGTATATCAAGGGAGAGACTCTGCATCTCAAAGTAAAAACGTTTCTCTTCGGATGGTCTTCCGTGATCACGAACGAACCTTATCCGGGCAGGAAATAGAAGAAGAATACGAACGTTTAACTGCATTACTTGATAAGAAATTAGCCAACATAGGACAAGGCAACTCATGA
- a CDS encoding toxin-antitoxin system YwqK family antitoxin produces MKRLFFICALALSPLAYGAVQKDPMLMKETFRNNYGIIVSKQEWNKRGCDGSITRVFKDGTTTLEVYAQGALHGEVTRTFPHSTTLAVIETYDQGRLLSKKTFFPNALPAKEEVYHEDGSFSLTRWPDNNNSDTITDPCFVEKTYGGRVLEGHYTSFNGKYSSTILNGEGVRSTFSSDSILLTEESFNDGVMVKKTTFYSTREPETVTHYVNGYPHGVRFTYLPGGIPNTIEEWRYGHQDGLTILFKNGCKIAEVPFVRGAKNGIELRYNEQENIAEEISWQHNILHGVRKIHAAGVCKSEWYYKGKPVSQIKFERLSAAR; encoded by the coding sequence ATGAAGCGTTTATTTTTTATCTGCGCCCTCGCCCTTTCTCCTCTAGCATATGGAGCTGTTCAAAAGGATCCTATGTTAATGAAGGAGACTTTCCGTAATAACTACGGGATCATTGTCTCTAAGCAAGAATGGAACAAACGTGGATGCGATGGCTCCATCACTAGAGTATTCAAAGATGGAACTACAACCTTAGAAGTTTATGCGCAAGGTGCTTTACATGGGGAAGTCACACGAACGTTTCCTCACTCTACTACCCTGGCCGTTATAGAAACTTATGATCAGGGAAGGCTTCTTTCTAAGAAGACCTTCTTCCCAAATGCTTTGCCTGCTAAAGAAGAAGTTTACCACGAAGATGGGTCTTTCTCCCTAACACGTTGGCCTGACAATAACAACTCTGACACAATCACAGACCCCTGCTTTGTAGAAAAAACTTATGGGGGAAGAGTATTGGAAGGTCATTACACCTCTTTTAATGGAAAATACTCTTCAACAATCCTTAACGGCGAGGGAGTTCGCTCTACTTTTTCTTCGGATAGTATCTTGTTGACAGAAGAGTCGTTTAATGATGGCGTAATGGTCAAAAAAACGACATTTTACTCGACTCGAGAACCCGAAACCGTCACTCATTATGTCAATGGGTACCCTCACGGAGTTCGGTTTACCTATCTTCCTGGTGGGATTCCAAATACGATTGAAGAATGGCGATATGGACATCAAGACGGCCTTACAATCTTATTTAAAAATGGTTGTAAGATTGCTGAAGTCCCATTTGTACGCGGAGCAAAAAATGGAATCGAACTCCGATACAATGAACAAGAGAATATCGCTGAAGAGATTTCTTGGCAGCACAACATCTTGCATGGAGTCCGTAAAATCCATGCGGCGGGGGTATGCAAATCCGAATGGTATTACAAAGGCAAACCTGTCTCGCAAATCAAGTTTGAACGACTCAGCGCTGCCAGATAA
- a CDS encoding MGMT family protein, with protein sequence MAEKFFVVSPTSKNCLAQACSQGLAINRTPPIQIIVHFRGDSIFHSRLSPAPVFTCLFLGPGAHKAMEGLVRWCEAYANKMPPKLSFLDLSSFKEKRLAIPQEIRQIPFGTRHTCEEIAERTKTHTEEVLIACQENPLSLLIPCHRVLSIHDYPGGEKLYKALTAFEELS encoded by the coding sequence ATGGCTGAAAAGTTCTTTGTTGTTTCTCCAACGTCCAAGAACTGTTTGGCCCAGGCTTGCTCTCAAGGGCTTGCTATAAATAGAACTCCCCCTATTCAAATTATTGTGCATTTCCGGGGAGATTCTATTTTTCACTCAAGGCTCTCTCCCGCTCCCGTTTTTACCTGTTTATTCCTTGGACCAGGAGCACATAAGGCCATGGAAGGACTTGTCCGCTGGTGTGAAGCCTACGCCAATAAAATGCCGCCTAAACTATCTTTTCTTGATCTATCCTCTTTCAAAGAGAAGCGCCTGGCAATCCCACAAGAAATACGCCAAATCCCCTTCGGCACTCGTCATACCTGTGAAGAGATTGCAGAACGCACAAAAACCCATACGGAAGAGGTGCTCATCGCCTGCCAAGAAAACCCCTTATCACTACTGATTCCCTGCCATCGAGTACTTTCCATTCATGACTACCCGGGCGGGGAAAAGCTTTACAAAGCCCTTACCGCATTTGAAGAACTCTCTTAA
- a CDS encoding ABC transporter permease, which yields MKEPQTSYQRFFRAYNRRALPSIALKFFIGLMLIGIYAPLFASSKPILVRWHGEWYFPLFRYLLFPGFYTKSIDLFFNVLMLTLPFFILGFRYLSGVWKKLFLGVVTGIHIAVFSFALSGRVQDPCRDELLKQKRAKHLQQELKTTPKTEFLPTIAKRTRTWESERAYMSKYEQLGMLVKAKYRKMQHDHLEKQREAYELCKQSPMPTLHFLEMKNETASLRFFKNKINKLKPSYPEGFEGWGTLLEDYRPYLMARARSEHALNMAIYEQHPQEQLRAAFEALEEKEAPFREQLAFVRSLLEEREALNNSIAFIMDKRNWIETESEQVQMVLNPLLSSFHWEDDAGGSREMNKYVHWWQLTRINRKDLLASLIFGIRIAIVVGGLGVSIALFIGIIVGLLSGYFGGKVDMLLSRVTEIWETMPMLFILMLVVAITQKKSLILDSVLLGCFGWVSISRYVRIETLKQRNLGYVLAATNLCYSHYHIMVHQILPNVIVPVISLLPFSMMAMISCEAGLTFLGLGEESSASWGNLLREGVTAFPSESAILWPPAIMLTLLLMAIAVIGDGIRDALDPKMQD from the coding sequence ATGAAGGAACCCCAAACATCTTATCAACGATTTTTTCGTGCTTATAATAGACGGGCACTTCCCTCTATAGCTTTAAAGTTCTTTATTGGACTTATGCTTATTGGTATTTACGCTCCTTTATTTGCTTCTAGTAAACCGATTCTTGTTCGTTGGCACGGGGAGTGGTATTTCCCCTTGTTCCGTTATTTGCTTTTCCCAGGTTTTTACACTAAGTCTATCGATTTATTTTTTAATGTCTTAATGCTCACACTGCCGTTTTTTATTTTAGGCTTTCGTTATCTCAGTGGTGTGTGGAAAAAGCTGTTTCTAGGTGTAGTGACTGGAATACATATTGCGGTATTCTCTTTTGCTTTGAGTGGGAGAGTTCAAGATCCTTGTCGGGATGAGCTGTTAAAGCAGAAACGGGCTAAGCATCTGCAACAGGAATTGAAAACAACTCCAAAGACAGAGTTTCTTCCAACAATTGCTAAAAGAACACGCACTTGGGAAAGTGAGCGTGCTTATATGAGTAAATATGAGCAGCTGGGAATGCTTGTAAAAGCCAAATATCGCAAGATGCAGCACGATCATCTTGAAAAACAAAGGGAGGCATACGAGTTGTGTAAGCAATCTCCGATGCCGACTCTGCATTTTCTAGAAATGAAGAACGAAACAGCAAGCCTGCGTTTTTTCAAAAATAAGATCAACAAGTTAAAACCTTCCTATCCGGAAGGTTTTGAAGGATGGGGAACTTTGCTGGAAGATTACCGTCCTTATTTGATGGCTAGAGCACGTTCAGAACATGCTCTGAATATGGCGATATACGAGCAACATCCCCAAGAACAGTTGCGTGCAGCGTTTGAGGCTCTTGAGGAAAAAGAGGCTCCTTTTAGAGAGCAGTTGGCCTTTGTACGTAGTCTTTTAGAAGAGCGTGAAGCTTTAAATAATTCGATTGCGTTTATCATGGATAAGCGTAATTGGATAGAAACCGAGTCTGAACAGGTACAAATGGTTTTGAATCCATTATTAAGCAGCTTTCACTGGGAAGATGATGCCGGCGGATCTCGAGAGATGAACAAGTATGTGCATTGGTGGCAGCTTACACGCATTAATAGAAAGGATTTACTCGCTTCTCTGATCTTTGGGATTCGTATTGCGATCGTTGTTGGTGGATTGGGTGTTTCTATAGCTTTATTTATAGGCATCATTGTGGGATTGTTATCTGGCTACTTTGGTGGCAAGGTAGACATGTTATTATCACGAGTGACAGAAATTTGGGAGACTATGCCCATGTTGTTTATTCTTATGCTCGTGGTAGCTATTACACAAAAAAAATCTCTCATATTAGATTCGGTATTGCTGGGATGTTTTGGATGGGTCAGTATTAGTCGCTATGTGCGTATAGAAACCTTAAAGCAAAGGAATTTAGGGTATGTTCTAGCTGCTACCAACTTGTGCTACAGCCATTACCATATTATGGTGCATCAGATCCTTCCTAACGTGATTGTTCCGGTTATTTCTTTATTGCCGTTCTCGATGATGGCTATGATTAGCTGTGAAGCAGGGCTCACTTTTTTAGGGTTAGGAGAGGAGAGTTCGGCATCTTGGGGAAATCTTTTGCGAGAAGGAGTCACAGCATTTCCATCAGAGAGCGCCATTCTATGGCCTCCCGCTATTATGTTGACATTGTTGTTAATGGCTATTGCTGTGATTGGAGATGGGATTCGGGATGCGTTAGATCCTAAGATGCAGGATTAA
- a CDS encoding ABC transporter permease — translation MLRYILKRLLLIPLTLFAIISVNFVILNAAPGDLLEEHSVDAQGEAGRSDKVRTYKGPDRYLQFREHYGLTLPIFFNTRPQISRSELRAGIQEIIDGTIHKKSKTGSITNIKVYWGDCAKFIMPALLAEAEDSSKEDIYRHVAADLFIRGGIRQGIVGARLLEEQREYNQKVSKSNAELVRLLNEDNIEVKVAALQEWVEQEGGRGQLMRRDLWRIFFLETRFAKYLSRIVRLDFGTLRNDCHKTVVSEVIKRLGSSLILSLLPMIVVFILCQVFGMIMAVNKNHWIDHLLNFLFLILFSIPVFVAVPWIIDNFVLNKTVPFTSISMPYSGLCSSPEIFKEMTSFEKLTDIVLHSFLPFCAVSYGAFAAQSRLSRAVFLEVLGEDHISALRARGISQYDILVRHVGKNSAATLITSLASSLSALLGGALVVETLFDIDGFGKFFYQAILNRDHNVVMFSVIMGSVISLIGYLIGDICYVLLDPRVQLEERKV, via the coding sequence ATGCTCCGCTATATCTTAAAACGTCTGCTTTTGATTCCCTTAACGCTCTTTGCTATCATCTCTGTGAATTTTGTGATTCTCAATGCTGCTCCAGGAGACCTGCTTGAGGAACATAGTGTGGATGCCCAAGGTGAGGCTGGGAGATCGGATAAGGTTCGTACGTATAAAGGGCCGGACCGTTATTTACAATTTAGAGAGCATTACGGATTAACTCTCCCTATTTTTTTTAATACTCGACCACAGATTTCTCGATCGGAACTCCGTGCTGGGATTCAAGAGATTATTGATGGGACGATTCACAAGAAGAGTAAGACAGGAAGCATAACCAATATTAAGGTGTATTGGGGAGATTGTGCCAAGTTCATTATGCCGGCGCTGCTTGCAGAGGCTGAAGATTCTTCGAAAGAGGATATTTATCGACATGTTGCAGCAGATTTATTCATTCGAGGAGGTATTCGTCAGGGGATTGTTGGAGCACGTTTGCTGGAGGAACAGCGCGAATATAATCAAAAAGTGTCTAAAAGCAATGCAGAACTCGTGCGTTTATTGAATGAAGATAATATCGAAGTTAAAGTTGCCGCGTTACAAGAATGGGTTGAGCAAGAGGGCGGAAGAGGGCAATTAATGCGAAGAGATCTCTGGAGGATCTTTTTCTTAGAGACGCGGTTTGCTAAGTACCTTTCTCGTATCGTTAGATTGGATTTTGGAACGTTACGCAACGACTGTCATAAGACGGTCGTTTCTGAAGTGATCAAACGTTTAGGTTCGTCACTTATTCTATCCCTGCTTCCTATGATTGTGGTTTTTATATTATGCCAAGTGTTCGGTATGATCATGGCTGTGAATAAAAACCATTGGATAGATCATCTTCTCAATTTTCTATTTTTGATTTTATTTTCTATTCCTGTCTTTGTTGCTGTCCCTTGGATTATTGATAATTTCGTTCTAAATAAAACAGTTCCATTTACGTCCATTTCTATGCCTTACAGTGGACTGTGTTCATCTCCAGAAATATTCAAAGAAATGACTTCTTTTGAAAAGCTGACGGATATTGTGTTACACAGTTTCTTGCCTTTTTGTGCTGTCAGTTACGGAGCTTTTGCTGCACAGTCACGTTTAAGTCGTGCTGTATTTTTAGAAGTCTTAGGAGAAGACCATATTTCAGCTCTTCGAGCTCGTGGTATTTCTCAGTATGACATTTTGGTTCGGCATGTGGGGAAAAACTCTGCAGCTACGTTAATCACTTCTTTAGCCTCGTCTTTAAGCGCACTACTTGGAGGAGCTTTAGTAGTGGAAACACTATTTGATATCGATGGTTTCGGGAAATTTTTCTATCAGGCGATTCTAAATCGTGATCACAATGTGGTGATGTTTTCCGTAATTATGGGATCGGTGATTTCTCTGATCGGTTACTTAATCGGGGATATTTGTTACGTTCTTCTTGATCCACGTGTACAGCTAGAAGAAAGGAAGGTGTGA